In Gemmatimonadota bacterium, a single window of DNA contains:
- a CDS encoding DUF4097 family beta strand repeat protein: MPRSPVLLALALATALPATLHAQSSERSIERMAENIAAAAERMAARVEKHATLMAERIEREIERKRKSDPNWNGDDDTRDRARRNDDVPQGRSRVDTTVAFSADGTIDLSNISGEIVVTGWSRREAQIKASSERGRLELDVSSSRITLEEEGRGSMWGGSRRGDSRYEVSVPRGVRVIARSISGDVMVRGTGGEVEAGSTSGDVQVEDAVRRIELTSVSGDVTARQLKGTVEATSVSGSVELDAVDGDLHANTTSGDITLSGITSRDVETSTTSGDITFAGDMATDGRYEFHSHSGTIELSIPGSANARFSVETFSGELESDFPITLQPGDRSSRRPRRFEFSVGNGGARIIAETFSGDLEIRKR; the protein is encoded by the coding sequence ATGCCACGTTCTCCCGTTCTCCTCGCCCTCGCGCTGGCCACCGCCCTTCCGGCGACGCTCCACGCGCAATCGTCCGAGCGTTCCATCGAGCGCATGGCCGAGAACATCGCGGCCGCCGCCGAGCGCATGGCCGCCCGCGTCGAGAAGCACGCGACGCTGATGGCCGAGCGCATCGAGCGTGAGATCGAGCGCAAGCGCAAGTCGGATCCCAACTGGAACGGGGATGACGACACCCGCGACCGCGCGCGCCGCAACGACGACGTGCCGCAAGGTCGCTCGCGCGTCGACACCACGGTCGCCTTCTCTGCCGACGGGACCATCGACCTCTCCAACATCTCGGGTGAGATCGTCGTCACGGGCTGGAGTCGCCGTGAGGCGCAGATCAAGGCCAGCTCCGAACGCGGGCGCCTGGAGCTCGACGTGTCCTCGTCGCGCATCACGCTCGAGGAGGAAGGGCGCGGCTCGATGTGGGGCGGGAGCCGCCGCGGTGACTCGCGCTACGAAGTCTCGGTCCCGCGTGGTGTGCGCGTCATCGCGCGCAGCATCTCCGGCGACGTCATGGTGCGCGGCACCGGCGGCGAGGTGGAGGCCGGCTCCACCAGCGGCGACGTGCAAGTGGAGGATGCGGTGCGCCGTATCGAGCTCACCTCGGTCTCTGGCGACGTGACCGCGCGCCAGCTCAAGGGCACGGTCGAGGCGACCTCGGTGTCCGGCAGCGTCGAGTTGGACGCGGTCGATGGGGACCTGCACGCGAACACCACCAGCGGCGACATCACCCTCTCCGGGATCACCTCGCGCGACGTCGAGACCTCCACGACCAGCGGCGACATCACCTTCGCCGGCGACATGGCGACCGACGGGCGCTACGAGTTCCACTCGCACTCCGGCACCATCGAGTTGAGCATCCCCGGCTCCGCCAACGCCCGCTTCTCGGTGGAGACGTTCAGCGGGGAACTCGAGTCCGACTTCCCGATCACCCTGCAGCCGGGCGACCGTTCGTCGCGCCGCCCGCGCCGCTTCGAATTCTCCGTCGGCAACGGCGGCGCCCGCATCATCGCCGAGACCTTCAGCGGCGACCTCGAAATCCGCAAGCGTTAG
- a CDS encoding zf-HC2 domain-containing protein: MTNRNLTCAEVDERLGDYLEGALDDASVADLELHLSGCTACTALVHDFERITRDAATLPALTPSHDLWPAIAQRLDTPVADLGAHAAAREAARPGRQAPSRWHRLRLGAVAAGLMAITALSTYVLTSRRQAPTLAANPATDSAPRTPDQTTSSLSPAAAGVVAADPVLAATPSAASATPVSRAERLPARETYNAEISTLRGVLAERRSELDPRTVAVLESSIATIDSAIAEARRALEVDPASRFLSTQLNKALEKKLGLLRTAALLPSRT, encoded by the coding sequence ATGACCAACCGCAACCTGACCTGCGCCGAAGTCGACGAGCGCCTCGGGGACTACCTCGAGGGAGCGCTGGACGACGCGTCGGTCGCCGACCTCGAGTTGCACCTGTCGGGGTGTACCGCCTGCACGGCGCTGGTCCACGACTTCGAGCGCATCACCCGCGACGCCGCCACGCTCCCCGCGCTCACCCCGTCGCACGATCTCTGGCCGGCCATCGCCCAGCGTCTCGACACGCCGGTGGCCGACCTCGGCGCGCACGCCGCCGCGCGCGAGGCCGCACGCCCCGGTCGCCAGGCGCCATCGCGCTGGCATCGTCTCCGGCTCGGCGCCGTCGCCGCCGGCCTGATGGCGATCACCGCCCTCTCGACCTACGTCCTCACCAGCCGTCGTCAGGCGCCGACGCTGGCCGCGAATCCCGCGACCGACAGCGCCCCACGGACGCCCGACCAGACCACGTCGTCGCTCTCCCCGGCCGCGGCCGGCGTAGTGGCAGCCGATCCGGTCCTTGCCGCCACGCCGTCGGCGGCGTCCGCGACCCCGGTCAGCCGGGCCGAACGCCTTCCGGCGCGTGAGACCTACAACGCGGAGATCTCCACCCTCCGCGGCGTGCTGGCGGAGCGTCGGAGCGAACTCGATCCGCGCACCGTCGCCGTCCTCGAATCCTCGATCGCCACCATCGACTCCGCGATCGCCGAGGCCCGGCGCGCGCTCGAAGTCGACCCCGCCTCGCGTTTTCTTTCCACGCAGCTCAACAAGGCGCTGGAGAAGAAGCTCGGCCTGCTCCGCACCGCCGCCCTTCTCCCGTCCCGCACCTGA
- a CDS encoding RNA polymerase sigma factor, which yields MEPTPLPVATDASDVALAAQAAAGDRRAFERLYRSHVNRVFAVCARMVHDRTHAEELTQDVFVRAWDKLSLFRGDSAFGTWLHRLAVNVVLNARKSDGRKHARFEDDGDAIDQLPQGSSASTPGASIDLEAAIALLPPGARKIFVLHDVEGYKHEEIAGMLGITAGGSKAQLHRARHLLREALNR from the coding sequence CTGGAACCAACCCCCCTCCCCGTAGCGACCGACGCCTCCGACGTAGCCCTGGCTGCCCAGGCTGCGGCGGGCGACCGTCGGGCGTTCGAGCGGCTGTATCGCTCGCACGTGAACCGCGTCTTTGCCGTCTGCGCGCGCATGGTCCACGACCGCACGCACGCCGAGGAGCTCACGCAGGACGTCTTTGTCCGCGCCTGGGACAAGCTCTCCCTCTTTCGGGGAGACTCGGCCTTCGGCACGTGGCTCCACCGGCTCGCCGTGAACGTGGTCCTGAACGCGCGGAAGTCCGACGGACGGAAGCACGCACGCTTCGAAGACGATGGCGACGCAATCGACCAGCTCCCGCAAGGGAGCTCGGCCTCGACCCCCGGCGCCTCGATCGACCTCGAAGCGGCGATCGCCCTCCTCCCGCCAGGCGCACGAAAGATCTTCGTGCTGCATGATGTGGAGGGCTACAAGCACGAGGAGATTGCGGGGATGCTCGGCATCACCGCTGGTGGCAGCAAGGCGCAGCTGCACCGCGCCCGGCACCTGTTACGAGAGGCCCTGAACCGATGA
- a CDS encoding HAD-IA family hydrolase: MSSPSTRPTPATAPDVSPPRRHPVVLFDLDGTLIDSLELLVGAMQHAFDSREGPRPTVEQWVATIGRPLMWQFGQYATGEDDLQQLVRTYRAFQYEHHDRLTRTFDGIPALIERLRTAGHPLGVVTSKADHLANRSLAYVGLAPSFDVVVGADRTTKHKPDPDPLWFALAALDDRPDRTVYIGDSPFDVMAGNAAGTVTIGVTWGAATHHQLLEASPTHVVSSVGELDTLLAKLGSTLAT; encoded by the coding sequence ATGTCCTCCCCCTCCACGCGGCCCACTCCGGCCACCGCACCCGACGTCTCCCCCCCGCGTCGCCACCCGGTCGTCCTCTTCGACCTCGACGGCACCCTCATCGACTCCCTCGAACTACTAGTCGGGGCCATGCAGCACGCCTTCGACTCACGCGAGGGACCACGCCCGACCGTCGAGCAGTGGGTCGCCACGATCGGACGCCCCCTCATGTGGCAGTTCGGCCAGTACGCGACCGGTGAGGACGACCTGCAGCAGCTGGTGCGCACCTATCGCGCCTTCCAGTACGAACACCACGACCGCCTCACCCGCACCTTCGACGGCATCCCCGCCCTGATCGAGCGCCTCCGCACCGCCGGCCACCCGCTGGGCGTCGTCACGAGCAAGGCGGACCACCTCGCCAACCGCTCGCTCGCCTACGTGGGGCTCGCGCCATCCTTCGATGTTGTCGTGGGCGCCGACCGCACCACGAAGCACAAGCCCGATCCCGACCCGCTCTGGTTCGCCCTCGCGGCGCTGGACGACCGCCCCGATCGCACCGTCTATATCGGTGACTCCCCCTTCGACGTCATGGCCGGCAACGCGGCCGGCACCGTCACGATCGGTGTCACCTGGGGGGCCGCGACGCACCACCAGCTCCTCGAGGCCTCGCCGACGCACGTGGTCTCCTCGGTCGGCGAACTCGACACCCTTCTGGCAAAACTCGGGAGCACCCTCGCCACGTAG
- a CDS encoding DEAD/DEAH box helicase, protein MIDTPGAFFQHCLTLLGGVAVAEGPGERDARAGTVTLHPHQVEGMHRLLAILARHGGALLADEVGLGKTYTALAVARRHSSVLVVAPAAVRELWREAGRRCQAEITVASYEQLSAGRAPRAAGWDLVILDEAHRARSPATRRYRALTHLTRGVRVLLLTATPIHNRRADLDALLALFLGAGAATLDDASLGALVVRHRVGDVGVRLPALGATVRHDVPPAPAVLAALRALPPPLPPADGGVAESLVVLQLTRAWCSSDAALLAAIQRRLATATALEHALTCGRLPDRRDLVAWTAADDGSVQLAFPQLMAAPAPAPDTAPLLDLVRRHAEGLRAVRTLVRGAAARDDARFGRMRAVLASCGDRQAVVFTHSAETAEAAYRALRATTRVALLTGRGACIASGPVTRQELLAAFAPGARTSRDDIARVDVLVASDVLSEGVDLQGASVVLHLDLPWTVARFEQRLGRLRRMGSPHDAVESHLVAPPVDADELALTLHHLARKARLVLDTVGHSSILLGAEAWGDVSVRSNARAPLAARHLLLDLLRRLARAVCEGPPPGMEAARDARAARGAKAALDDRRDPHADHDTPLLRWHVHGLSAPQSLAIVSVGRDPQLVSASAAGVTIAPDEVVPQLEALLPILTSPDPRPSAPPTGVSCNSREPSTARLLPVERALFHWCAQQAARHQLAPDAAHTSRGHRRLLRALGAVVARAPRSQRPAVARCAADGRRLVMARSGAGIEQLMEALAAEAPPPPHARAPDDRAWLERVVSSLRDVAPPAPLSHPVSANLSAPDHVRLEAVLTLLPDGAGA, encoded by the coding sequence ATGATCGACACGCCCGGCGCCTTCTTTCAGCACTGCCTAACGCTTTTGGGAGGCGTTGCCGTCGCCGAGGGCCCGGGGGAACGTGACGCGCGCGCCGGCACCGTCACGCTCCATCCGCACCAAGTCGAGGGGATGCACCGACTCCTGGCGATTCTCGCGCGCCACGGCGGTGCCCTCCTCGCCGACGAGGTCGGCCTCGGCAAGACCTACACCGCGCTTGCCGTCGCGCGCCGCCACTCCTCGGTGCTCGTGGTGGCGCCGGCCGCCGTGCGCGAGCTCTGGCGCGAGGCGGGGCGACGGTGCCAGGCCGAGATCACCGTCGCGTCGTATGAGCAGCTGAGCGCAGGGCGCGCGCCGAGGGCCGCAGGATGGGATCTCGTCATCCTCGACGAGGCCCATCGCGCACGCTCGCCGGCGACGCGGCGCTATCGTGCGCTCACGCACCTCACGCGCGGGGTGCGCGTGCTCCTGCTCACCGCCACCCCGATCCACAACCGGCGCGCCGACCTCGACGCACTGCTCGCGCTCTTTCTCGGTGCCGGCGCCGCCACGCTTGACGACGCCTCCCTGGGCGCGCTCGTCGTCAGGCATCGCGTCGGCGACGTGGGCGTTCGCCTCCCCGCACTCGGCGCGACGGTGCGCCACGACGTGCCCCCCGCCCCTGCCGTGCTGGCGGCGCTGCGCGCGCTCCCGCCGCCGCTCCCGCCCGCCGACGGCGGCGTGGCCGAGTCACTGGTGGTATTGCAGCTGACGAGAGCGTGGTGCTCCAGCGATGCGGCGCTGCTCGCCGCAATCCAGCGTCGCCTCGCCACCGCCACCGCCCTCGAGCACGCCCTCACCTGCGGCCGTCTCCCCGATCGGCGCGACCTCGTCGCGTGGACGGCAGCCGACGACGGGAGCGTACAACTCGCCTTCCCGCAGCTCATGGCGGCACCGGCGCCGGCGCCCGACACCGCACCTCTGCTCGACCTCGTGCGGCGACACGCCGAAGGGCTGCGCGCCGTGCGCACCCTGGTGCGCGGTGCCGCGGCACGGGACGACGCGCGATTCGGCAGGATGCGTGCGGTCCTGGCGTCGTGCGGCGATCGACAGGCGGTGGTCTTCACGCACAGCGCCGAGACGGCCGAGGCGGCGTATCGCGCACTCCGCGCCACGACCCGCGTGGCGCTCCTGACGGGGCGTGGCGCCTGCATCGCCAGCGGGCCGGTGACACGGCAGGAACTGCTCGCGGCGTTTGCCCCTGGCGCTCGAACGTCGCGCGACGACATCGCGCGGGTCGATGTGCTCGTCGCCAGCGACGTCCTGAGCGAGGGTGTCGACCTGCAGGGCGCATCCGTCGTGCTCCATCTCGACCTCCCGTGGACCGTCGCACGCTTCGAGCAGCGACTGGGGCGCCTGCGTCGCATGGGGTCCCCTCACGATGCGGTGGAGTCGCACCTCGTCGCCCCGCCGGTCGACGCCGACGAACTCGCCCTCACGCTGCATCACCTGGCGCGCAAGGCGCGCCTCGTGCTCGACACGGTCGGTCACTCCTCGATCCTGCTCGGTGCCGAGGCGTGGGGAGACGTCTCCGTCAGGAGCAACGCCCGCGCACCGCTCGCGGCGCGGCACCTTCTGCTGGACCTGCTGCGCCGGCTCGCCCGTGCCGTGTGCGAGGGACCGCCGCCGGGGATGGAGGCGGCGCGCGACGCTCGTGCCGCGCGCGGAGCGAAGGCCGCGCTCGACGACCGACGCGACCCGCACGCCGACCACGACACGCCGTTGCTGCGCTGGCACGTGCACGGTCTCTCCGCCCCCCAATCGTTGGCGATCGTCTCGGTCGGCCGAGATCCGCAGCTCGTCTCTGCCAGCGCAGCGGGGGTGACGATCGCCCCGGACGAAGTCGTCCCTCAGCTCGAGGCGCTCCTTCCGATCCTGACCTCGCCCGATCCCCGCCCATCCGCGCCGCCGACAGGCGTCAGCTGCAACTCGCGCGAGCCGTCGACCGCGAGGCTGCTCCCGGTCGAGCGCGCCCTCTTCCACTGGTGCGCACAGCAGGCCGCCCGGCACCAGCTAGCCCCCGACGCCGCACACACCTCGCGGGGACATCGGCGACTCCTGCGAGCCCTCGGGGCGGTGGTTGCCCGCGCGCCGCGGTCCCAGCGCCCGGCGGTGGCCCGTTGTGCAGCTGACGGTCGCCGACTCGTCATGGCCCGATCGGGCGCCGGCATCGAGCAACTCATGGAGGCACTTGCCGCAGAGGCCCCCCCACCGCCGCACGCCCGGGCGCCCGACGACCGCGCCTGGCTGGAGCGCGTCGTCTCCTCCCTGCGCGACGTGGCCCCCCCGGCCCCCCTCTCCCATCCGGTGTCCGCCAACCTCTCCGCTCCGGACCACGTTCGCCTCGAGGCCGTCCTCACCCTCCTTCCCGACGGCGCCGGCGCGTGA